A stretch of the Chloroflexota bacterium genome encodes the following:
- a CDS encoding AI-2E family transporter, whose translation MTTSDEITVQISSRKTSIVRLVVLIAGLLAIVALMKLGAGLIAPFFLLFFLALLVVPLYQKLKHRGLSSGISLLIMLAGMAGIAIFLGLLLAFSFRQLLESLNDYDNAILAQLDGLVQWLEGLNLDASSTEEASNALFQTMAGVASGFLKNLVALAVAGLAILVALAFIMIESSHYPERLQKGLGENNVHVKRMRLFQRSIYSYVLARIKLNLLTGVGVTVMLLIFGVDFALLWGVLAFLLSFIPYIGLVLASIPAILLATAESGLVIGIIVALGYLVINQLIEQVAAPKIIGDDIALSPALMFISLIFWAWMFGTLGALLAGPLAALMIVIMASFDDTRWLAILFSADDSPLVTGEMNDAGAEQNEDKPNAAAEA comes from the coding sequence ATGACAACAAGTGACGAAATCACGGTTCAGATTTCCTCCCGAAAAACCTCCATCGTCCGTCTCGTTGTGCTGATAGCCGGTTTGCTGGCCATTGTTGCCCTCATGAAGTTGGGCGCAGGCCTGATCGCGCCCTTCTTTTTGTTATTCTTTCTGGCTCTTTTGGTCGTTCCCCTCTACCAAAAGCTGAAACACCGGGGGCTTTCCTCTGGCATCTCGCTCTTGATAATGCTGGCCGGGATGGCAGGTATCGCCATCTTCCTGGGGTTATTGCTGGCGTTTTCGTTCCGGCAGCTTCTCGAATCGCTGAATGATTATGACAATGCAATCCTGGCACAGTTGGATGGTTTGGTCCAGTGGCTGGAGGGCCTCAACCTGGATGCGTCCTCGACAGAAGAGGCCAGCAATGCTCTATTCCAGACGATGGCGGGCGTCGCATCGGGTTTTCTGAAAAACCTGGTTGCACTGGCAGTTGCCGGCCTGGCGATCCTCGTCGCACTTGCCTTCATCATGATCGAGTCTTCTCACTATCCCGAACGCCTGCAAAAAGGATTGGGAGAGAACAATGTTCACGTAAAGCGGATGCGACTATTTCAGCGCAGCATCTACAGCTATGTCCTGGCCCGCATCAAGCTCAATCTGCTTACAGGGGTTGGCGTCACCGTGATGCTGCTGATCTTCGGGGTGGATTTCGCCCTGCTCTGGGGCGTGCTGGCGTTTTTACTCAGCTTCATCCCTTACATCGGCCTGGTTTTGGCATCCATCCCGGCCATCCTCCTGGCAACGGCGGAATCGGGGCTGGTCATTGGCATCATCGTCGCCCTGGGTTACCTGGTTATCAATCAGCTCATCGAGCAAGTGGCCGCGCCGAAAATCATCGGTGACGATATCGCCTTATCGCCGGCACTGATGTTTATCTCACTGATTTTCTGGGCATGGATGTTTGGCACGCTGGGCGCGTTACTGGCGGGGCCATTGGCCGCATTGATGATCGTGATCATGGCAAGCTTCGACGACACGCGCTGGCTGGCCATCCTGTTCAGCGCCGATGACTCACCGCTGGTAACCGGGGAGATGAACGATGCCGGAGCCGAGCAAAATGAGGATAAACCGAATGCCGCGGCAGAGGCATGA